Genomic window (Stenotrophomonas maltophilia):
GCCGCGGACACCCCCGCGCCCCCACCCCGCCCGGCCTCTGACAGTTTCCGTGCGCGCCAGCCACGGAAGATCAAAAGAAAAGCAGAGCAACAGCGGGTCGCTTCGCTCTGAGTCGAGCATGGCTCGACTCTACATTTCTCTCCCCACCCGATAACAACAATGCTTTTGCTGTCCGATGCAGTGGAGAACGAGAGGGTTGGGCCGGGGTGGGGTGGCGGGACCGTTGGCGCCATGGATGGCGCCATCGAGCTTACAGGGATGTACTTGCAGCGTGTCCCGCCACCTCACCCCGGCCCGACCCAGCACGTAGAAATACCGAGCCATGACCCGTTGTTGCTGTTGCTGTTGATCTTGATGTTGATCTGTAAGCAGTCGCGGCCGCAGGCCGCGCGGAACACTCACAGATGCCGCAGCTCCTGCTTCAGCGTCGCCACGCAGCGGCGGCTGACTTCCAGCGGTTGCTTGCCATGGCGCAGCACCGCCTGCACCTGCCCACCCGTGCCACGACGCAGCTCCACCAGCTCATGGCGTGCCACCAGGCAGTTGCGATGGATGCGGATGAAGCGGCTGGCGAACTCTTCCTCCAGCGACTTCAGCGACTCCTCGATCAGGTCCTCGCCGCGTGCGTGGTGCACCACCACGTACTTTTCCTCGGCCTGCAGGTAGTGGATGTCGTCCAGCGGAATCAGGCGCAGGCTGCCGCGCAGGCGCGCGCACAGCATGCTGCGGGCCTGCTGCCCGCTGTGTTCCTGAGGCTGGCCGTCGCGACCGGCCAGGAACGTGCGTGCACGTGCAATCGCCGCTGCCAGGCGTTCGGCGCGCACCGGCTTCATCAGGTAGTCGATCGCTGCGGCCTCGAATGCCGACAGTGCATGCGCGTCGTAGGCCGTGCAGAACACCACCGCCGGGCGCGGCTCGAAGCTGGCCAGATGGCGGGCGGCTTCCAGGCCATCCAGCCCGGGCATGGCGATATCCAGCACGACCAGGTCCGGCTGCAGCTCCGCACACGCGTGCAGGGCCTGTTCGCCGTTGCCGGCCTCGGCCACCACGTCCACGCCGTCCTGCGCGGCCAACAGGCTGCGCAGGCGCTCACGCGCCAGCGGTTCGTCATCGGCGATGACTACCCTCACGATCGTTCCCTCACTGGATCGGCACTGTCACCTGGCAGGCATAGTAGCCCTCGCTCCAGCCAGCCGTCATCCGTGCGGCGCTGCCAAAGCGCCAGGCCAGCCGATGGCCGATGCTGTGCTGGGCATGGCCGGCACCGCGCGCCAGGGCCAGCCCCGGGGCCTGTGGATCGGGCGCGGGATTGCGTACGCGGATCTGCAGCTCGTTGCCCTCGCGCACCAGCCGCAATTCAATGGTGCCGCCTTCGGGCAGGCGCGAGATGCCGTGCAGCACGGCGTTCTCCACCAGCGGCTGCAGCACCAGCCTCGGCAATGGCAGGTCCCACGGCAGCGGCTCGTCGCGCTGCCAGCGCACCTGCAGGCGCTCGCCCAGGCGCAGCGATTCGATCGACAGGTAGCGCTCGGCCAGCTCGCATTCGTCGCGCAGGGTGGAATCGCCCTCGCCTGCACCCAGCGCGGCACGGAACAGATCGGACAGATCGAGCACCGCACGTTCGGCCACCGCTGGATCGCGATGCAGCAGGCTGGCGATCAGGTTCATGCTGTTGAACAGGAAATGCGGACGGATCCGCGCCTGCAGCGCGTCGGCCTGGGCGCGGGCATTGGCCTGCACCTGCGCGGCCCAGCGATCACTCACATAGAAGTAGCGCAGGGCCAAGGCAGTGATCAGCGCCGTCGTCGCCGCGCTGCCCAGCGTGAAGCGCCAGAAGCTGATGCCGCGGGCGAAGCTGTCGCCAAGCACCGCGTACAGGGCATGCACGATGCCCGCGCAGACCACCGCGATCAGCGTCGCCAGTGCGATGGCCGAGACCGCCCCCAGAACCTGTGGCAGCCTCGACAACGCGTTCCGCAGCAGGCACAGGCTGGCCGTTACGGCCAGCGCCAGCCACAAGGCGAAACCACTGGCCGACAGCAGTTCGCCCACAGTCCAGTGGCGGCTGCCATCCGGGGCCAGGGCCAGCACCACCACCACCAGTTCAGCCAGGCCGAGCATCGCCGCCAGCCGCGGCAGGCGGCACAGTTCCGGCATCCAGGGCGGGGCGCTGGCCGGCGGCATGGGTCAGGCAGCGCCCAGGCGTTCCTGCAACCAGTCACCCAGCGCCTGGATCTCTTCGGCGCAGACCTGGTGGGCCATCGGGTAACTGTGCCATTCCACGTCCAGGCCCAGCGCCTGCAGTGCCTGCGCACTGTGTGCGGCCACCGCCTGCGGGATCACCGGATCGCTGCTGCCATGGGCCATGAACACCGGCACCTGCACGGCGCCTTCAGCGCGCTTTGCGCCGTCGGCTTCGGGCAGGTAGGTGGACAGCGCGATCAGGCCGGCCAACGGCGCAGTGCGTGACAGCGCGGCGGTCAGGATGATCGCGCCCCCCTGCGAGAAACCGGCCAGGAAGATCTTCTCCGGCGCGATGCCACGCTCGATCTCGCGTGCGATCAGCGCATCCAGCTGCACCACCGATTCCTGCACGCCCACCATGTCGGCGCGCGAACGGAAATCCATGCCGACGATGTCGTACCAGCCGCGCATCGGCACGCCGTTGTTGATCGTGATCGGCCGCACCGGTGCATGCGGGAACACGAAGCGCAGCGCCGGCCAATGCGGACGCACCAGCTCCGGCACGATCGGCGCGAAGTCGTGGCCATCGGCACCGAGGCCGTGCAGCCAGATCACCGACCACTGCGGCGAGGCGCCGGTCTCCTGTTCCACCGTTTGCAGCATGATGCGGCTCCTTCAAGTTCGAGCCGCATTATGCCGCTGCCGCGGGACGATCAGTACAGCGGCGGTTGTTCGGCCGCTTCCCGGCGCAGCTGCGCGGCGCGTACCAGCACCGGCGGCGGGATGTTCTCCTCGGGGATATCAAGCAGGCCAAGACGGTGCAGGAAGGCGCCGGGGCCACGCGAAGACGTCAGTGCCACCACCGGTACCGCCAGCACCATGCCGATCACCACCGGCGCCATCCACGCGGCCAGCGATGGCGACACCGCCCAGGCCAGCATGCCCATGAAGGCGCCGAACACCCCCAGCCCACCGTAGCCACGGATCAGCGCCAGCCACGAAATGCCACCATCGTCACGCTGCTGCGCGTCCCACCCCGAATCGCGGCCGGACAGCACTTCGGCCACGCCGCGCGACTGCACGTACATCACCACCGGCGCCATCAGCGCGGCCAATACGGTTTCCACCAGCATCGAGACGAACGCGCGCAGGGCACCGCCACACCCGCGGCGGTCGACCGGGTCCAGCAGCATCGCCAGGTAACCCAGCACCTTGGGCAGCAGCAGCACCGCCATGGTCGCCGCGAACAGGCGCACCACCTGCTCCTCGTCCTGGGCGCGCCAGTACACGCTCGGCGACAGGTGCAGCAGGGCATTGAAATCGATGCCCTCCTGGAACAGCGGGATGGCGATGCCGATCAGCATCAGCATCGCCCACATCGGCGCGGTGAAGTAATGACCAATGCCAATCAGCATGTGGGTGCGGCTGATCCAGTGCAGGCCACGGCTGCCGACCACCTTGCCATGCTGCAGGTTGCCCTGGCACCAGCGGCGGTCGCGCACCAGCAGATCGGTCAGGGTCGGCGGCCCTTCCTCGTAGCTGCCGCCCAGGTACGGCACCATGTGCGCGGCCCAGCCGCCACGGCGCATCAGTGCCGCTTCAACGAAATCATGGCTGAGTACGTGGCCGCCGAACGGCTTGCGCCCCGGCAGCGCCGGCAGGCCGGCGTGGTCGGCGAAGGCGCGGGTACGGATGATGGCGTTGTGGCCCCAGTAGTTGCTCTCGGCACCATGCCACCAGGCCACGCCGCGGGCGATCACCGGCCCGTACACGCGGCCGCCGAACTGCTGCATGCGGGCGAACAGGGTGCGGCCACCAATCACCGACGGCAGCGTCTGGATCAGGCCGACATCGGCGTTGTGTTCCATGCCCGCGACCAGGCGCACGATGCTGTCGCCGGTCATCAGGCTGTCGGCATCGAGGATCAGCATCTGCGGGTAGGCCCCACCGAAGCGGCGGACCCAGTCGGCGATGTTGCCGGCCTTGCGCCCGCTGTTGTCGCCACGGCGGCGATAGAACAGCCGCACCCGACCGTCCGGCACGCGATCACGCAGCTCGGCGAACACCTGCTCCTCGGCGCGCGCGATGTCCTCGCGGCGGGTGTCGCTGAGCACGAAGAAGTCGAAGCGCTCCAGCTGGCCGGTGGCGGCCACTGATTCGTAGATGGCCTGCAGGCCGGCCAACAGGCGGCGCGGGTCTTCGTTGTAGGTCGGCATCAGCAGCGCGGTGCGGCTGTGCACGGTCGGCAGCGGCTTGTCCGGATCGATGCCGAGACGGTAGCCACGATCGAACACAGCGGTCAGGAAGCCGGCCAGGGCGCTGGCGAAAGACAGCGCGATCCAGGCGAACAGGCCGACAAACAGGACCAGCAGGCAGGCTTCGAGCACGCTGATGCCATTGGCCGACAGCACCCGCCACATCATCCGGGTGGCGATGGCGGTCATCGCCAGCGTGCCGCCGAAGATATAGAACCGGCGCAGGCCGATCAGTCGCGGCGAGGTGCGGTGACGGCGGACCTTCAGTTCGCCTGCGCGCAGGGTCTGCTCGGGCATCTGCAGCGGCGACTCGGCCGGCAGCAGCGCCCAGCCGGCGTCGAGCCCGGGGGCCTCCGCGTCTGCGTGGATGGTTTGACCCCCCATCACCGCTTACTCCCCACGGTCGGCACGGCCGGCCGTCCCGGCCGGGCTGCATGCACGAAGGTTCCCGGCGCGCCTTCCCGGCGCCCGCACTTGTCCTGGCTGTGCCGGCGCTTGGCCACACAGTCGATGTCTGTCACTACCGGAACCCACACGATCTCCAACGGGGCGGAATCGAAAATGCGGCTCAGTCTAGGGCGCCGGATGTAAGCCGCGTGCGAAGGTCTACGCCGGCATTTGTCCCCATTCAGCAAACAGCAGGCGTGCCGTGGCGGCGCAGGAGGTTGTCACTTTGTCACCGGGGGTACTGGATCGTAACAAACGCGAACGGTTATCATTTCATTAACCAGGCAGGTCGCCGTGTTCCGCACGGCACAGACCCACCCAGCTGCGCCGGTCCACACCGCGCCGACGACCCATGGAAGGGGCTGCCTGCTGTCCGCTGCGCCTGCTGCTTCCACCGGGTCCCTACTTTCTCCCATAGAAGCCGTCATGTCCCAGCCGTCCCGTTCCCGTTCCGCGCGCCTGCCGCGCACCCGCCTGGCCACCGCCCTGGCCACCGCCTGCCTGCTGGCCCTGCCCGGCCTGGCCGCCGCTGAGGCCAGCGCCGATGCCTCCACCAAGGATCTGGATACCGTGGTGGTCACCGCCTCGGGCAACCAGCAATGGATCAAGGATGCGCCGGCCAGCATCAGCGTGATCAGCCGTGAGGATATCGAGCGCCAGCCGGTGCGCGACCTGGCCACCCTGCTCAGCCGCGTGCCGGGCGTGACCGGTGGCCTCAGCGCGGCGGGCGAGCAGTCCAAGATCAAGCTGCGCGGCATGCCCTCCAACTACACGCTGGTACTGGTGGACGGCAAGCGCATGGGCAGCTCGGCCTCGACCAATTACCGACCCGACCTCGGCCGTCAGGATCTGAACTGGATCTCGCCCGACCAGATCGAACGCATCGAGGTGGTACGCGGACCGATGTCGTCGCTGTACGGCTCCGACGCGATGGGCGGCGTGATCAACATCATCACCAAGCGCATCGGCGATGACTGGAACGGCAGTGCCACCCACAGCTACACCCGCCCGGGTGATAGCAAGCGCGGGGATACCCAGCAGATCGGCGCGACGTTCTCCGGCCCACTCGGCGAACGCTTCGGCCTGCGCATCGGCGCCAACAGCATGCGCCGCGACTCGGACCGCTCCAACGGTGGTGTCTATGGCAATGCCTACGCCGGCGAGAAGGACCGCAATGTCGACGCGCTGCTGCAGTGGAAGCTCAGCGACGCCCAGGAGCTGTCGCTGGAAGCTGGTCATGGCGTGCAGCAGGCCTTCATCGATGCCTCACTGGAAAAACAGGACGAAGGCGCCTGGGGTGCCAGTGAACTCAAGCGCAGCTCGCTGTCACTCAACCACGATGGCAAGTGGAGCTTTGGCAACTCGAAGATCAGTGCGTACTGGACCGAATACAAGAACGACATCGGTGCCACTGGACGCTCCGAAGCCACCGATACGATCATCGAAGGCAGCCTGACCACGCCGTTCACCCTCGGCGTTGAACACCAGTTCGCCGTTGGCGGCCAGTGGAAGCGTCAGGAGCTGACCAACACCGACACCATCGGCCGCGCGCCGATCGACTATGCCGGCAACGCGGTCAGTGGCTCGGACCTGGAGGTCGATACCTGGGCGCTGTTCGTCGAGGACGAACTGAAGCTGCACCGCACCCTGGCGCTGACCCTGGGCGCACGCCTGGACCACCATGAGAAGTTCGGCGGCCACGTCAGCCCGCGTGCCTACCTGGTCTGGCATCCGGCCGAACAGTGGACGATCCGCGGTGGCGTTTCCAAAGGCTTCCGCGCACCCAGCCTGACCGAGAATTCGGCCACCGCGGCCACCCAGTCCGGCGGCCGCGGCTGCACCTCGCTGATCCCGTTGGGCTATACCCGCGGTGGCTGCTACATGGCCGGCAACCCGGATCTGGATCCGGAAACCAGCACCAACCGCGAGATCGGCATCAGCTTCGACAACGACCTGGTCGATGCGGGCCTGACCTACTTCCATACCGACTTCAGGAACAAGATCGAGTACGCCCCGCTGGGCCGGTTCAACGGCATCTGGTGGACGCGCATGAGCAACGTGCAGCGCGCCCGTACCAGCGGCATGGAAGGCAACCTCAACTTCCGCTTCGGTGAGCACTGGCGCTGGCGCACTTCGGCCACCTGGATGAAGGAGGCCAAGAACCTGACCACCGGCAGGAACCTGATCGATACGCCCGAATTCTCCGGCTATTCGTCGCTGGACTGGACGCCCAACACGGTCTTTTCCAGCAGCCTGTCGGCGCAGTACACCGGCAAGCAGACCGGCACCGCCACGACCTTCCTCAAGGCCTACACCCTGTATGACCTGACTGCGGCCTGGAACGTCAACGAGGTGCTAACCCTGCGCGGCGGCGTCAGCAACCTGGTCGACAAGAAGCTGTATGCCGAAGGCTCCACCGACTACTTCGTGGCCGGACGCAGTTACTTCCTGAGCATGACCGCGCGGTTCTGACCGGCGGCGCGCGCCGCGATCGCGCTGGCGACAGGCCAGCGCGATCGGCGGTGTTGCGGATTACTCGCTTTCCAGCGCGGCCGCGGCCGCGTTCTGCGTAGCGGCCGTGCGTGCACGGTCCATCGCCACCGCCAATTGCTGGCGTGCGAGCAGCTGTTGTGCCTGCACCACTTCAGGTGTCGGCAGGAGCACCGGTCCCGGTGCGTTTTCCGGTGTAGCAGGTGTGGTCATGCAACCTCCATGGACATCCCGCCGCCGCCCGGGTTCAGCTGGGGCGGCAGCGGAACTGCGCACCCTATCCTAAAAACAAGGCGGGCGGGTGACGGTGCGGCACCCGGCCGCAGCCCACACCGGCCCACCCGTCACATTTTTGACGCCCGAGGCTGGTTTCCTGAACCGATCGCCCCGTATCATGTAACCGTTTTCCTACAAGGACGTATTCGTCAATGAACGCAGTCGACCTCTCCCGCTTCAGCCCGAAGTGGCAGTTCCGCTTCAACTTCTTCCAGCAGCACGGCGCTCCCAAGGAGCCGGGCTTCAAGCAGGCCTGGAAGGCGTTGTCCTTCGGCGACCGGCTGAAGGTCAACATCAATTTCTTCGCCTTCTTCTTCGGCTTCATCTACCTGCTCATCCTGGGCATGTGGCGCAAGGCGCTGGTGGTGCTCGGCATCAACATCGCGCTGGGCATCGTCACCCTGTTCCTGCCAGACGTTGTGGCCCGTGCCGTCTTCATCGCCATGAACTTCCTGGTCGCCTCCAGCACCAACTACAGCTACTACCTGGAACAGGTGAAGGGCAAGGCCAGCTGGAACCCGTTCGAAGGCATGTTCTAAGCAGCAGCGGTTACCGGACCCGGTCCGGCGCACCAGCGAGAGCAACGACGACGCCCGGCCCTGGCCGGGCGTTCTCGTTCATGCAGTGCCTCAAGCTGCGCGGCGTGACAGCACCTGCGGCTCGGCCTGCAGGCGGAAGCGCGACACCGCCACCGCCAGCTGCTCGGCCTGCTCTTCCATCGCCCGCGCGGCGGCGCTGGCTTCCTCCACCAGCGCGGCGTTCTGCTGGGTGGTTTCGTCCATCTGCACCACGGTCTGGTTGACCTGCTCGATGCCGGCCGACTGTTCGCGTGACGCGGCCGAGATCTCGGCCATGATCTCGTTGACCCGACCGACCTGACCAACGATCTCCTGCATGGTACGGCCCGCGCCGTGCACCAGCTGCGCACCGGCGCCGACCTGCGCCACCGAGGCGTCGATCAGCTCCTTGATCTCCTTCGCAGCACCCGCCGAGCGCTGCGCCAGTGCGCGCACTTCACTGGCGACCACGGCGAAGCCACGCCCCTGCTCACCGGCGCGCGCCGCTTCCACCGCCGCGTTCAACGCCAGGATGTTGGTCTGGAACGCGATGCCATCGATCACCGAAATGATCTCGGCGATGCGCTGCGACGACGCCTCGATCTGTTCCATGGTGTGCACCACCTGGCTGACCACTTGGCCGCCTTCGCTGGCCACGCCCGCCGCGGATCCGGCCAGGCTGTTGGCCTGCAGCGCGTGATCGGCATTCTGGCGCACGGTAGAGGTCAGTTCCTCCAT
Coding sequences:
- a CDS encoding TonB-dependent receptor domain-containing protein, with the translated sequence MSQPSRSRSARLPRTRLATALATACLLALPGLAAAEASADASTKDLDTVVVTASGNQQWIKDAPASISVISREDIERQPVRDLATLLSRVPGVTGGLSAAGEQSKIKLRGMPSNYTLVLVDGKRMGSSASTNYRPDLGRQDLNWISPDQIERIEVVRGPMSSLYGSDAMGGVINIITKRIGDDWNGSATHSYTRPGDSKRGDTQQIGATFSGPLGERFGLRIGANSMRRDSDRSNGGVYGNAYAGEKDRNVDALLQWKLSDAQELSLEAGHGVQQAFIDASLEKQDEGAWGASELKRSSLSLNHDGKWSFGNSKISAYWTEYKNDIGATGRSEATDTIIEGSLTTPFTLGVEHQFAVGGQWKRQELTNTDTIGRAPIDYAGNAVSGSDLEVDTWALFVEDELKLHRTLALTLGARLDHHEKFGGHVSPRAYLVWHPAEQWTIRGGVSKGFRAPSLTENSATAATQSGGRGCTSLIPLGYTRGGCYMAGNPDLDPETSTNREIGISFDNDLVDAGLTYFHTDFRNKIEYAPLGRFNGIWWTRMSNVQRARTSGMEGNLNFRFGEHWRWRTSATWMKEAKNLTTGRNLIDTPEFSGYSSLDWTPNTVFSSSLSAQYTGKQTGTATTFLKAYTLYDLTAAWNVNEVLTLRGGVSNLVDKKLYAEGSTDYFVAGRSYFLSMTARF
- a CDS encoding alpha/beta hydrolase produces the protein MLQTVEQETGASPQWSVIWLHGLGADGHDFAPIVPELVRPHWPALRFVFPHAPVRPITINNGVPMRGWYDIVGMDFRSRADMVGVQESVVQLDALIAREIERGIAPEKIFLAGFSQGGAIILTAALSRTAPLAGLIALSTYLPEADGAKRAEGAVQVPVFMAHGSSDPVIPQAVAAHSAQALQALGLDVEWHSYPMAHQVCAEEIQALGDWLQERLGAA
- a CDS encoding sensor histidine kinase; translated protein: MPPASAPPWMPELCRLPRLAAMLGLAELVVVVLALAPDGSRHWTVGELLSASGFALWLALAVTASLCLLRNALSRLPQVLGAVSAIALATLIAVVCAGIVHALYAVLGDSFARGISFWRFTLGSAATTALITALALRYFYVSDRWAAQVQANARAQADALQARIRPHFLFNSMNLIASLLHRDPAVAERAVLDLSDLFRAALGAGEGDSTLRDECELAERYLSIESLRLGERLQVRWQRDEPLPWDLPLPRLVLQPLVENAVLHGISRLPEGGTIELRLVREGNELQIRVRNPAPDPQAPGLALARGAGHAQHSIGHRLAWRFGSAARMTAGWSEGYYACQVTVPIQ
- a CDS encoding DUF2628 domain-containing protein, coding for MNAVDLSRFSPKWQFRFNFFQQHGAPKEPGFKQAWKALSFGDRLKVNINFFAFFFGFIYLLILGMWRKALVVLGINIALGIVTLFLPDVVARAVFIAMNFLVASSTNYSYYLEQVKGKASWNPFEGMF
- a CDS encoding LytR/AlgR family response regulator transcription factor, translated to MRVVIADDEPLARERLRSLLAAQDGVDVVAEAGNGEQALHACAELQPDLVVLDIAMPGLDGLEAARHLASFEPRPAVVFCTAYDAHALSAFEAAAIDYLMKPVRAERLAAAIARARTFLAGRDGQPQEHSGQQARSMLCARLRGSLRLIPLDDIHYLQAEEKYVVVHHARGEDLIEESLKSLEEEFASRFIRIHRNCLVARHELVELRRGTGGQVQAVLRHGKQPLEVSRRCVATLKQELRHL
- the mdoH gene encoding glucans biosynthesis glucosyltransferase MdoH, which produces MGGQTIHADAEAPGLDAGWALLPAESPLQMPEQTLRAGELKVRRHRTSPRLIGLRRFYIFGGTLAMTAIATRMMWRVLSANGISVLEACLLVLFVGLFAWIALSFASALAGFLTAVFDRGYRLGIDPDKPLPTVHSRTALLMPTYNEDPRRLLAGLQAIYESVAATGQLERFDFFVLSDTRREDIARAEEQVFAELRDRVPDGRVRLFYRRRGDNSGRKAGNIADWVRRFGGAYPQMLILDADSLMTGDSIVRLVAGMEHNADVGLIQTLPSVIGGRTLFARMQQFGGRVYGPVIARGVAWWHGAESNYWGHNAIIRTRAFADHAGLPALPGRKPFGGHVLSHDFVEAALMRRGGWAAHMVPYLGGSYEEGPPTLTDLLVRDRRWCQGNLQHGKVVGSRGLHWISRTHMLIGIGHYFTAPMWAMLMLIGIAIPLFQEGIDFNALLHLSPSVYWRAQDEEQVVRLFAATMAVLLLPKVLGYLAMLLDPVDRRGCGGALRAFVSMLVETVLAALMAPVVMYVQSRGVAEVLSGRDSGWDAQQRDDGGISWLALIRGYGGLGVFGAFMGMLAWAVSPSLAAWMAPVVIGMVLAVPVVALTSSRGPGAFLHRLGLLDIPEENIPPPVLVRAAQLRREAAEQPPLY